The sequence CGATCCGCGATTCCGTACCCGACGCGAAGGTTTCGCTGCGAGAGCTCGACCTGTCCTCGCTCGGATCCGTGGCCGCACTCGGTGACACGCTGCGCGCCGAAGGGCGGCCGGTTCACCTCCTGATCAACAACGCGGGGGTCATGACGCCACCGGAGCGGCAAACCACGGCCGACGGGTTCGAGCTGCAGTTCGGCACGAACCACCTGGGTCACTTCGCGCTCGTCGCGCAGTTGCTGCCGCTCCTGCGGGCCGGCCGCGCGCGGGTGACCTCGCAGCTGAGCATCGCCGCGAACCAAGGCTCGATCAACTGGGACGACCTGAACTGGGAACGCAGCTACGTCGGCACGCGCGCCTACAGCCAGTCGAAAATCGCCTTGGGCCTGTTCGGCCTGGAACTCGACCGGCGCAGCCGCGCGGGTGGCTGGGGCATCACCAGCAACCTCTCCCACCCGGGACTCGCACCGACGAACCTGCTCGCGGCGCGCCCCGAACTGGGCCGCGGCGAGGAGGTGACGGGCCGGCGGGTGATCCGCGTCCTGTCCGAGAAGGGCATCCTGGTCGGCACGGTCGAGACGGCCAAGCTGCCCGCGCTCATGGCCGCCACGGACCCCGGCGCCAAGCCCGGGGGTTTCTACGGTCCGCGCTGGCCCGGACGCGTCGGAGGACCACCCGCCGAGCAGAAGCTCTACTCGCGACTGCGCAGCACGGACGAGGCCGCACGCGTTTGGGAGGTCTCCGAGCAGCTGACGAAGACGACCATCGCCGCCTGAGTGCGCCGTGCCGAAAGCGCGTCACGGGCGAGGCACCCGCCGCGCAAAGGGGGATCGGCGATCCGTGGCTCGGACCGTGCTCCCGACGGTAGGAAAGAAGAGCGACGAGAAAGGCGGCGTATGGAGATCGATCGGACCGGCCTGGCGGAGTTCCTCCGCCGCCGCCGGGAAGCCCTGCAACCGGAGGACGTCGGGCTGCCCCGCGGGCCACGCCGCCGGACCAGCGGACTGCGACGGGAAGAAACGGCCGCGCTCTGCCACATGTCGGCCGACTACTACTCGCGGCTCGAACGGGAGCGCGGCCCCCACCCGTCCGAGCAGATGATCGCCTCGATCGCGCAGGGCCTGCACCTTTCCCTCGACGAGCGCGATCACCTGTTCCGCCTCGCCGGCCACCGCCCACCCACCCGCAGCAGCACCAGCGACCACATCGGACCCGGTCTGCTGCGCGTGCTCGACCGCCTCGACGACACCCCCGCGGAGATCGTCACCGAACTCGGCGAAACACTCCGGCAGAACGAGCTCTGCGTTGCCCTCACCGGGGACACGACCTCGTTCACCGGTCCCGCGCGCAGCATCGGCTACCGGTGGTTCACCGACCCGGCCACGCGGAACCGGTACGCGACCGAGGACCACGCCTTCCTGTCCCGGCTGTTCACCTCGGGCGCGAGGGAGATCGCAACCCTGCGCGGCCCGCATTCCCGGGCCGCCCGTCTCGTGGAACTGCTCCTCGAACGGAGCGAGGAGTTCCGGACGCTGTGGGAACAGCACGAGATCGGCATCCACCCGGAGGAAGGCAAGACCTTCATCCACCCCGAAGTCGGCCGGCTCGAACTGCACTGCCAGACGCTGATCGACCCCGGGCAATCCCACGCCCTGCACGTCTACACCGCGACGCCGGGCACCGAAAGCTACGAAAAACTGCAGCTGCTGTCCGTGATCGGGACGACCTCGTTGCCCTGACCGGCATTCGCAGTCTCGGCGCCTCAACGGCTCCGGCCGGCACATCGCCGCCCGGGAAGTATCTGCACAGCACGGAATCGGTCGAGTCCGCCGACAGCGGGACCGTCGACGGCCACAGGGCGACGCCGGCAGACCTGAACACCCCCGCGGGACCTGATGCTCGGCCGCGGCGCGCCCCGGCTGCTGCCCGTCCTGCACGGCCGTCCGCGACGGTCAGTAGCGAGCCGAAAGCCCAGACAGCCCAGACGGCGAGTCCCTCGGCCAGCCTCCCTGTCCGAGACCCACCCACAGTCGACATCGATTGACTGTGAACCATTCTTTCGTGTCCACCTCGAAGTGGTCACAGGCGTTACCGAAGTTGTTAGGCTGCCAGCCGATGCGAGCTTGTTCCGATTCCCCACCAGAATGCCGGAGGTACGCGGCATGACACTCGCACTACCCCCTGGCCTGTTCACCGCCCGGACGTGGCGGCGCCCGGTCGCCTCGCCGGCGCGGATCCACGACGCGGCCCTCGGCGGCACCGACAACTACGTCCTCGACCGCGAAGCACTCGCCGCCCTCGAACACGCGGCACCCGGCTTCACCGAACTGCTGCGCGCGACCCGCGCCTGGCACGTCCGGGTCGTGCGGCACCTCGCCGGCCGCGGCATCGACCAGTTCCTCGACCTCTCCGCCGGCCTGCCCCGCACCCGGGAGAACACCCACCAGGTCGCCCAGCGGTACAACCACGACGCGAAAGTCGTCTACACCTACACCAACCCGCTGCTGCTCAGCTACGCCCGAGCACTGCTGGACGACAACGACGCCACCCACATCGTGCCCGGCGACCACCTCGACCCACACCGCCTGCTCGACAGCGAGCACCTCTGCTCGGCCCTGGACCTCCGCCGTCCGGTCGCGGTCCTGATGACCCGCGGCGTCCAGCACGAACTCGACGACCACCGCCTCGGCGCGGCTCTCGCCGGATACCGCGCCCTGCTCGCCCCCGGATCGGTGCTCGCGCTCAGCGGCTGGGCCGAACCCGACGACGACCGCGACCTGCCCCGAACCATCGAACAGCTGTGGCACACCCACTCCGGCCTGCGCGTCCGGTGTCGCCGTGTCCCCGAGCTGCGGCGGCTGTTCGACGGCTACGACCTGCTCGACCCCGGCCTGACCACCGTGCAGGACTGGTGGCCGGACGGACCCCGGCTGCGCACACCGGGAATGGCCCTTCGACTCGGCTACGGCGGCGTCGGCACCACCCGGTGAACACCCCGAGTACTCGCCGCACCAGATCTGTCAGCGTTTGCCGTTCGTCGGCGTCGAGTTGTCGAGGT is a genomic window of Amycolatopsis lexingtonensis containing:
- a CDS encoding SDR family oxidoreductase: MRQPSTSPSPDLSGKLAVVTGASDGMGLGMAARLAAAGAEVIMPVRNPRKGETAITTIRDSVPDAKVSLRELDLSSLGSVAALGDTLRAEGRPVHLLINNAGVMTPPERQTTADGFELQFGTNHLGHFALVAQLLPLLRAGRARVTSQLSIAANQGSINWDDLNWERSYVGTRAYSQSKIALGLFGLELDRRSRAGGWGITSNLSHPGLAPTNLLAARPELGRGEEVTGRRVIRVLSEKGILVGTVETAKLPALMAATDPGAKPGGFYGPRWPGRVGGPPAEQKLYSRLRSTDEAARVWEVSEQLTKTTIAA
- a CDS encoding helix-turn-helix transcriptional regulator, producing MEIDRTGLAEFLRRRREALQPEDVGLPRGPRRRTSGLRREETAALCHMSADYYSRLERERGPHPSEQMIASIAQGLHLSLDERDHLFRLAGHRPPTRSSTSDHIGPGLLRVLDRLDDTPAEIVTELGETLRQNELCVALTGDTTSFTGPARSIGYRWFTDPATRNRYATEDHAFLSRLFTSGAREIATLRGPHSRAARLVELLLERSEEFRTLWEQHEIGIHPEEGKTFIHPEVGRLELHCQTLIDPGQSHALHVYTATPGTESYEKLQLLSVIGTTSLP
- a CDS encoding SAM-dependent methyltransferase, which produces MTLALPPGLFTARTWRRPVASPARIHDAALGGTDNYVLDREALAALEHAAPGFTELLRATRAWHVRVVRHLAGRGIDQFLDLSAGLPRTRENTHQVAQRYNHDAKVVYTYTNPLLLSYARALLDDNDATHIVPGDHLDPHRLLDSEHLCSALDLRRPVAVLMTRGVQHELDDHRLGAALAGYRALLAPGSVLALSGWAEPDDDRDLPRTIEQLWHTHSGLRVRCRRVPELRRLFDGYDLLDPGLTTVQDWWPDGPRLRTPGMALRLGYGGVGTTR